Proteins co-encoded in one Campylobacter concisus genomic window:
- a CDS encoding 2-oxoglutarate ferredoxin oxidoreductase subunit beta yields the protein MAFNYDKYLRTDKMPTLWCWGCGDGVILKALIRAIDTMGWDMNDVCVVSGIGCSGRFSGYLDCNTIHTTHGRAVAYATGVKMANPDKHVIVVTGDGDGLAIGGNHTIHGCRRNIGLNHILINNFIYALTNSQTSPTTPKGMWTVTAQYGNIDPSFDACKLATAAGASFVARGSVIEPEKLTKLFVEGFSHDGYSFFDVFSNCHINLGRKNKMGEAVKNLEWIKGRTTSKVKFDMLSDEEKKGIFPLGVLHKDEEKIEYTKAYDKVRKAAMSGEKINFEELA from the coding sequence ATGGCTTTTAATTATGATAAATATTTACGAACAGATAAAATGCCTACTCTTTGGTGCTGGGGTTGCGGCGACGGCGTCATACTAAAGGCGCTCATCCGAGCTATCGATACCATGGGCTGGGACATGAATGACGTTTGCGTAGTCTCAGGCATAGGCTGTTCTGGCCGCTTTAGTGGATACCTCGACTGCAATACCATTCACACAACTCACGGCAGAGCCGTAGCCTACGCCACTGGCGTAAAGATGGCAAATCCAGATAAACACGTCATCGTGGTAACTGGCGATGGCGACGGGCTAGCGATCGGAGGCAATCACACGATACACGGATGCCGCCGAAATATCGGGCTAAATCACATCTTAATCAACAACTTCATCTACGCGCTAACCAACTCGCAAACCAGCCCAACCACGCCAAAGGGCATGTGGACGGTCACAGCACAATACGGCAATATCGATCCTAGCTTTGACGCCTGTAAGCTCGCAACCGCCGCAGGTGCTAGCTTTGTCGCGCGTGGTAGCGTCATCGAGCCAGAGAAGCTCACAAAGCTCTTTGTAGAGGGCTTTAGCCACGATGGATACAGCTTTTTTGATGTATTTTCAAACTGCCATATAAATTTAGGTCGCAAGAACAAAATGGGTGAGGCGGTGAAAAATTTAGAGTGGATAAAGGGCCGCACGACGAGCAAGGTCAAATTTGATATGTTAAGCGATGAAGAAAAAAAGGGCATTTTCCCACTTGGCGTGCTTCATAAAGATGAAGAAAAGATCGAATACACCAAAGCTTACGACAAGGTAAGAAAGGCTGCTATGAGCGGAGAGAAGATAAATTTTGAGGAGCTAGCATGA
- a CDS encoding 2-oxoglutarate synthase subunit alpha: protein MREIVSTGNALVARAAVECGCNFFGGYPITPSSEIAHELSVLLPKHGGTFIQMEDEIAGISVSLGASASGAKAMTASSGPGISLKAEQIGLGFIAEIPLVIVNVMRGGPSTGLPTRVAQGDILQAKNPTHGDVNMIVLAPSSLEECYTQTVRAFNLAARFMTPVMLLLDETIGHMQARVRLPEISELEIYKRKEFSGEPKEYKPYEAAPDEPATLNPFFKGYHYHITGLHHGATGFPTEDGKIVEYSMNRLFNKINLHVDECEKYEEFMLDDAEICIIAFGSVALSAKQAILNLREKGLKVGLFKPLTLFPAPAKKLKEISNKFNKILVCELNLGQYSGEISKIILRDDFAKLLKANGRPISPSEIEAKIGEIYGF, encoded by the coding sequence ATGAGAGAGATAGTATCAACTGGAAATGCCCTAGTAGCAAGGGCTGCGGTCGAGTGCGGCTGTAACTTCTTTGGCGGATATCCGATCACTCCAAGTAGCGAGATCGCACACGAGCTAAGCGTGCTTTTGCCAAAACATGGCGGCACATTTATACAAATGGAAGATGAGATAGCTGGAATTTCAGTTTCTCTTGGCGCAAGTGCGAGTGGTGCTAAGGCAATGACTGCTAGCTCAGGACCTGGAATTTCACTAAAGGCTGAGCAAATTGGCCTTGGCTTTATCGCTGAGATACCGCTTGTCATCGTAAACGTAATGCGCGGTGGCCCTTCAACTGGCTTGCCAACCCGCGTCGCACAAGGCGATATCTTGCAGGCCAAAAACCCAACTCACGGCGATGTAAATATGATAGTACTAGCGCCTAGCAGCCTAGAGGAGTGCTATACGCAGACAGTTCGAGCGTTTAACCTTGCAGCTAGGTTTATGACGCCAGTTATGCTGCTACTTGATGAGACGATAGGACACATGCAAGCAAGGGTGCGTTTGCCAGAGATTAGCGAGCTAGAAATTTATAAAAGAAAAGAATTTAGCGGCGAGCCAAAAGAGTATAAACCTTATGAGGCCGCACCAGATGAGCCAGCCACGCTAAATCCTTTCTTTAAAGGCTATCACTACCATATCACTGGGCTTCATCATGGTGCTACTGGCTTTCCAACAGAAGATGGAAAGATCGTTGAATACTCTATGAATAGGCTATTTAATAAGATAAATTTACACGTAGATGAGTGCGAGAAATATGAAGAGTTTATGCTTGATGACGCTGAAATTTGTATCATCGCCTTTGGTAGTGTGGCTCTCTCAGCCAAGCAAGCGATATTAAATTTACGTGAAAAAGGGCTAAAAGTAGGGCTGTTTAAGCCACTCACACTTTTTCCAGCTCCAGCTAAAAAGCTAAAAGAGATATCAAATAAATTTAATAAAATTTTAGTCTGCGAGCTAAATTTAGGTCAGTATAGTGGCGAAATTTCAAAAATCATATTAAGAGATGACTTTGCAAAACTGCTAAAAGCAAACGGCAGACCGATAAGTCCAAGCGAGATCGAGGCAAAGATAGGAGAAATTTATGGCTTTTAA
- a CDS encoding TonB-dependent receptor: MSYKISVATCAALLMCSGFLSQVFAVQTTKLEGVEVNSVGDNISESGIDEGILNKRVASGPLADKKVIDMPYQVNTISKEVLDNQGVQGFEEAVRYFPSAQIQYRGGAEIGRPQTRGFQGSVIGNVFWDGFYAASTTAIPMAMFESLQVQNGLAGSLYGAGAPTGYFSYSRKRPVSLQNIIWTDYSSRSNLGVGLDTSNKFEKVGYRGVFYYSGGEKNAKDSKFSRRLASLGLDFYLTENLTLETNFSHYEHENSGMPGGFSMPVSNGVAKFDVPSPVKDTKRGLGQTFGGNYLKTQTASVKLKYAPTDNWYFEGGYQWQNALRNMYGPSNTFLNSDGKFNVKEDYTRSGASGKFQVHSWFAKANTSFETGSIVHNVGLATNGYRFKIYSGKTTGDKKDYGNSYLSNPVVFNDTHVNRGDGLYKSRYSDTKNVVLVDDIALNDKFSTILSFSNSWFQSNVINKNTGKKTKTYDKNGQSYAVSFVYKPIENLNLYTTYADSISDEQSSYTFPNSHPRRGEMIVIEPIRSKQYEIGAKTRLGELDLSAAIFEIKRPVAYLVGSGASADFKVQGTQRNRGFELTTGGKLVDTLSMYGGFTLLDAKIKNAKDGVSEGKTVIGEPKIQANVLFDYAVPNTNKLAFTTNFHYTGKRYIDNANAHSVNGYFTTDLGARYTTKAWLGKETTIRFNINNLFDKKYWAGMFPSDVDGGGNGRPTTSLFLGQSRTFMLSAQVQF, translated from the coding sequence TTGAGTTACAAAATCTCAGTTGCAACATGTGCTGCACTCTTGATGTGCAGTGGTTTTTTAAGTCAAGTTTTTGCTGTGCAAACGACAAAGCTTGAGGGCGTTGAAGTAAATTCAGTCGGTGACAACATCAGCGAGAGCGGCATCGATGAAGGAATTTTAAACAAAAGAGTGGCAAGCGGTCCTTTGGCTGACAAAAAAGTTATAGATATGCCTTATCAAGTAAATACGATCTCAAAAGAGGTTCTTGATAACCAAGGTGTTCAAGGTTTTGAAGAAGCAGTTAGATACTTCCCTTCAGCACAAATTCAATATCGTGGTGGAGCTGAGATCGGTCGTCCACAAACTCGTGGTTTTCAAGGTAGTGTAATCGGTAATGTCTTTTGGGATGGCTTTTATGCTGCATCAACTACAGCTATACCTATGGCTATGTTTGAGAGCCTTCAAGTGCAAAATGGACTTGCTGGCTCACTTTATGGTGCTGGTGCGCCTACAGGGTATTTTAGTTACTCTCGTAAGCGCCCAGTTTCACTTCAAAACATCATCTGGACTGATTACAGCTCAAGATCAAATTTAGGCGTAGGTCTTGATACTTCAAATAAATTTGAAAAAGTTGGATATAGAGGCGTCTTTTACTACTCAGGTGGTGAAAAGAATGCCAAAGATAGTAAATTCTCTCGTCGCTTAGCCTCACTTGGACTTGATTTTTACCTTACAGAGAATTTAACACTTGAGACAAACTTTAGCCATTACGAGCATGAAAATTCTGGAATGCCAGGTGGATTTAGTATGCCAGTATCAAACGGAGTGGCAAAATTTGATGTGCCAAGCCCTGTAAAAGATACTAAAAGGGGACTTGGTCAGACTTTTGGGGGTAATTATCTAAAAACTCAAACAGCTAGTGTAAAGTTAAAATACGCTCCAACAGATAACTGGTATTTTGAAGGTGGCTATCAGTGGCAAAATGCTTTAAGAAATATGTATGGTCCTAGTAATACTTTTTTAAATAGTGACGGCAAATTTAATGTAAAAGAAGATTATACTCGTAGCGGTGCTTCTGGTAAATTTCAAGTCCATAGTTGGTTCGCCAAAGCTAACACCAGTTTTGAAACAGGAAGCATAGTACATAACGTAGGTTTAGCAACTAATGGATATAGATTTAAAATCTATTCTGGAAAAACTACTGGTGACAAAAAAGATTACGGTAATTCTTATTTAAGCAACCCAGTAGTGTTTAATGATACTCATGTAAATAGAGGTGATGGTTTATATAAATCAAGATACTCTGATACTAAAAACGTAGTATTGGTAGATGATATAGCTTTAAACGATAAATTTAGCACTATCTTATCTTTCTCAAATTCATGGTTTCAAAGCAATGTCATAAATAAAAATACTGGCAAAAAGACAAAAACTTATGATAAAAACGGACAAAGTTATGCGGTCAGTTTTGTTTATAAGCCTATTGAAAATTTAAATCTTTATACAACTTACGCAGACAGTATCTCAGATGAACAATCGTCATACACATTTCCAAACTCACATCCAAGACGAGGAGAAATGATCGTAATAGAACCTATCAGAAGCAAACAATATGAGATCGGTGCGAAAACTAGACTAGGTGAGCTTGATCTATCAGCTGCGATCTTTGAGATCAAACGTCCAGTAGCATATCTAGTTGGTAGTGGAGCAAGTGCTGATTTTAAAGTTCAAGGCACACAAAGAAACCGCGGCTTTGAGCTAACTACTGGTGGAAAACTTGTTGATACATTAAGTATGTATGGTGGCTTTACACTTCTTGATGCTAAGATAAAAAATGCTAAAGACGGCGTGTCTGAGGGTAAAACAGTTATCGGTGAGCCAAAAATTCAAGCAAATGTCTTGTTTGACTATGCTGTGCCAAACACAAACAAACTTGCATTTACAACAAATTTTCACTACACAGGCAAGCGCTACATCGACAATGCCAACGCTCATAGCGTAAATGGCTACTTTACAACCGATCTTGGTGCTAGATACACTACAAAAGCTTGGCTAGGCAAAGAGACAACTATAAGATTTAACATAAATAACCTCTTTGATAAAAAATACTGGGCAGGAATGTTCCCGTCTGACGTAGATGGTGGAGGCAATGGAAGACCTACAACTTCGCTTTTCTTAGGACAAAGCAGAACCTTCATGCTTTCAGCTCAAGTTCAATTCTAA
- a CDS encoding methyltransferase domain-containing protein — protein sequence MQGLVDYQAILERVFLPTLQKVKGKDGGVNWDDFADMYNEMTGMETASTLNLLSNLPITKDDSVLDVGCGPARLSVPLAKLAKSVSALDPFAKMLEYAKKNAKEAGVKNINFIQKDWSDEQSLKDLPKHDIVLASRSVGLFDIKKLCRFAKKYVVMTSFLPDHPSLKDIWQDFLKGIKDENEAGLSDRRFGYNFIFNIAYDMGANPNLKIIDTTYERDFASLEEAFDHFKFVGKIAPEKEEIYKRNVEKYLTKTNDGFKFKRETKSYLIWWDVREIKFE from the coding sequence ATGCAAGGGCTGGTTGATTATCAAGCGATTTTGGAGAGAGTGTTTTTGCCTACTTTACAAAAAGTAAAAGGCAAAGATGGCGGCGTAAATTGGGATGATTTCGCAGATATGTATAACGAGATGACTGGCATGGAGACAGCCTCTACACTAAATTTACTCTCAAATCTGCCTATCACAAAAGATGACAGCGTGCTTGATGTGGGGTGTGGTCCAGCAAGGCTTAGCGTGCCACTTGCAAAGCTAGCAAAGAGCGTTAGCGCGCTAGATCCGTTTGCAAAAATGCTTGAATATGCCAAAAAAAATGCAAAAGAGGCTGGGGTAAAAAATATAAATTTCATCCAAAAAGACTGGAGTGATGAGCAGAGTTTAAAGGATTTACCAAAACATGACATCGTGCTAGCATCACGCTCAGTTGGGCTTTTTGATATAAAAAAGCTTTGCAGATTTGCTAAAAAATATGTCGTGATGACCTCATTTTTGCCAGATCATCCAAGCCTAAAAGATATCTGGCAAGACTTCTTAAAAGGGATAAAAGATGAAAACGAGGCAGGACTAAGTGACAGGAGATTTGGATATAACTTTATCTTTAATATCGCCTACGACATGGGAGCAAATCCAAATTTAAAGATAATAGACACCACTTACGAGAGGGATTTTGCTAGCCTTGAAGAGGCGTTTGACCACTTTAAATTTGTCGGCAAGATCGCGCCCGAAAAAGAAGAAATTTACAAACGAAACGTAGAAAAGTATCTTACTAAAACAAATGACGGCTTTAAATTTAAAAGAGAAACCAAGAGCTATCTTATCTGGTGGGACGTGCGGGAGATAAAATTTGAGTAG
- the sdhA gene encoding 8-methylmenaquinol:fumarate reductase flavoprotein subunit: MSEKFTRREFLQSACISVGALATTAGATNVFAGELPKGNESGLPSVDVLIIGSGGAGLRAATAVRKQYPNSTVVVATKMMPSRNATCMAEGGINGVTDFSNGDSFKLHAYDTVKGAAYLADQDAVVKFCEAAGAVIHELDHNGMLFSRIDNGDVSRKDNGDVAFRFMGGASKKRCNYAADKTGHVLMHACLDDAITAGVKFLMDHELLEIGLEDGKVEGVVLRNIQDGQIYPVLCKSLVIATGGYTRIFYNRTSVPFIATGDGIAAALKAGLSFEDPEMLQFHPTGVQNGGTLITEAARGEGGYLLNNKGERFMKNYHEKMELAPRDVVARAIETEIREGRGFGEGMSAYVLCDVRHLGKDTIMKKLPKIRHTAMLFQNIDLIEQPVPIRPTAHYSMGGIEVAKFDDMSTKIPGIYVGGEASCVSIHGANRLGGNSLTDAVVTGDLAGKGAGAYAQNAKFASGKKTSELAKMWQDKFKAIATGDGGVNDMYALREELGKNNWDLMGIFRTGAKLDQLSKNLEAIQAKYDTLKVPNQNPVMNTAFTDYVELGNLILLSRAACLAAQNRLESRGAHTREDYPKRDDVNFLKHSIVTLKDGKLELSYKDVVTGIFSLDGKKPE; the protein is encoded by the coding sequence ATGAGTGAAAAATTTACCAGAAGAGAATTTCTACAAAGTGCCTGTATCAGCGTAGGTGCGCTGGCTACAACGGCTGGTGCGACCAATGTTTTTGCTGGTGAGTTGCCAAAGGGCAATGAAAGTGGCTTGCCATCTGTTGATGTGCTAATAATCGGCTCTGGTGGTGCCGGACTTCGTGCGGCAACAGCCGTTCGCAAGCAATATCCAAACTCAACCGTCGTTGTCGCTACAAAGATGATGCCATCTCGCAATGCAACCTGTATGGCGGAGGGCGGAATAAACGGCGTTACCGACTTTAGTAATGGTGATAGCTTCAAGCTTCACGCTTATGACACAGTTAAAGGTGCGGCTTATCTTGCCGATCAAGATGCAGTTGTGAAATTTTGTGAGGCAGCAGGCGCGGTCATCCACGAGCTAGACCACAATGGCATGCTCTTTTCTCGTATAGATAATGGCGACGTATCCCGTAAAGATAATGGCGATGTTGCGTTTCGCTTCATGGGTGGTGCTAGTAAAAAACGCTGTAACTACGCAGCTGATAAAACTGGCCACGTTTTGATGCACGCCTGTCTTGACGACGCTATCACAGCTGGCGTTAAATTTCTAATGGATCATGAGCTACTTGAGATCGGTCTTGAGGATGGCAAGGTTGAAGGCGTCGTTCTTCGCAACATCCAAGATGGTCAAATTTACCCAGTTCTTTGCAAATCTCTTGTCATCGCAACTGGCGGATACACTAGAATTTTCTATAACCGCACATCAGTTCCATTTATAGCAACTGGTGATGGCATCGCTGCTGCGCTTAAAGCAGGTCTTAGTTTTGAAGACCCTGAGATGCTTCAGTTTCACCCAACTGGCGTTCAAAATGGCGGCACACTAATCACTGAAGCTGCTCGCGGTGAAGGTGGATACTTGTTAAACAACAAGGGCGAGCGCTTTATGAAAAACTATCACGAAAAGATGGAGCTAGCTCCTCGTGACGTCGTTGCTCGTGCGATCGAGACAGAAATTCGCGAAGGTAGAGGCTTTGGTGAGGGCATGAGCGCTTACGTGCTTTGTGACGTTCGCCACCTTGGCAAAGATACTATTATGAAAAAGCTTCCAAAAATTCGCCATACTGCCATGCTTTTCCAAAATATCGATCTAATCGAGCAACCAGTGCCCATCCGTCCAACAGCTCACTACTCAATGGGCGGTATAGAGGTAGCTAAATTTGATGATATGAGTACAAAAATCCCTGGAATTTATGTAGGTGGCGAGGCTTCATGTGTATCTATCCACGGTGCAAACCGCCTTGGTGGAAATAGCCTAACTGACGCAGTTGTAACTGGCGATCTAGCTGGCAAAGGTGCTGGCGCTTACGCTCAAAATGCAAAATTTGCAAGCGGTAAGAAAACTTCTGAGCTAGCAAAAATGTGGCAAGATAAATTTAAAGCCATAGCAACAGGCGATGGCGGAGTGAACGATATGTACGCACTTCGTGAAGAGCTTGGTAAAAATAACTGGGATCTAATGGGTATCTTTAGAACTGGTGCAAAACTTGATCAGCTCTCTAAAAACCTAGAAGCTATCCAAGCAAAATATGACACCCTTAAAGTGCCAAATCAAAACCCAGTCATGAACACAGCATTTACTGACTATGTCGAGCTTGGCAACCTTATACTTCTTTCTCGTGCAGCATGTCTTGCAGCGCAAAATCGTCTTGAGAGCCGTGGCGCTCACACAAGAGAGGACTATCCAAAAAGAGATGATGTAAATTTCTTAAAACACAGCATAGTCACACTAAAAGACGGCAAGCTTGAACTTAGCTACAAAGACGTTGTGACAGGCATATTTTCACTTGATGGCAAGAAGCCAGAGTAA
- a CDS encoding 2-oxoacid:acceptor oxidoreductase family protein → MKSQLRFVGVGGQGVILAGEILSAAKIKAGGYGVKASTYTSQVRGGPTKVDIILDGKEILYPYANEGEIDFMLATAQISYDAFKSGVKEGGAIVVEPNLVKVSDEDKSHWKIYEIPIISIAKDEVGNVITQSVVALGVAVAMSKCMDENLVREEMLASVPEKVKEANAKAYELGLKYAKELLK, encoded by the coding sequence ATGAAGTCACAATTAAGATTTGTCGGCGTTGGCGGGCAGGGCGTCATATTAGCAGGCGAGATCCTCTCAGCTGCTAAGATAAAAGCAGGCGGATACGGCGTCAAGGCATCTACCTACACATCTCAGGTACGTGGCGGTCCAACGAAGGTCGATATTATCCTTGATGGGAAGGAAATTTTATATCCTTATGCAAACGAGGGCGAGATAGACTTTATGCTTGCCACTGCGCAGATAAGCTACGATGCCTTTAAAAGTGGTGTGAAAGAGGGCGGTGCGATCGTAGTTGAGCCAAATTTGGTAAAAGTAAGCGACGAGGATAAAAGTCACTGGAAAATTTATGAAATTCCTATTATTTCTATCGCAAAAGACGAGGTTGGTAACGTCATCACTCAAAGCGTCGTCGCTCTTGGCGTGGCGGTGGCTATGAGTAAATGTATGGATGAAAATTTAGTGCGTGAAGAGATGCTAGCAAGCGTGCCTGAAAAGGTTAAAGAGGCAAATGCCAAAGCTTACGAGCTAGGTCTAAAATACGCAAAAGAGCTTTTAAAATAA
- a CDS encoding 4Fe-4S dicluster domain-containing protein, whose amino-acid sequence MIIKENVPVWVDESRCKACDVCVSYCPAGVLAMRLEPKAVLGKMIEVVYADSCIGCRDCELHCPDFAIYVAEKGFKFAKLTPESKERAAAVKANKFAKLGESA is encoded by the coding sequence ATGATAATAAAAGAAAATGTACCTGTTTGGGTCGATGAGAGCAGGTGTAAAGCCTGTGATGTCTGCGTGAGCTACTGCCCAGCAGGCGTGCTAGCGATGAGGCTTGAGCCAAAAGCAGTGCTTGGTAAGATGATAGAGGTCGTCTATGCTGACTCATGTATAGGCTGTCGCGACTGCGAGCTTCACTGTCCTGATTTTGCTATTTATGTGGCTGAAAAAGGCTTTAAATTTGCAAAGCTAACGCCTGAGAGCAAAGAGCGAGCTGCAGCCGTAAAGGCAAATAAATTTGCAAAGCTTGGAGAGAGCGCATGA
- a CDS encoding ABC transporter substrate-binding protein: MFKKILLLVFLLVSLQARVVFDSDNKKVEVPDVIERATPLIGAFVQVSAMLGNEDHIISGAPKLPPLMSKIFPKIKSNDNKSGMLSSSVETIIASKTQVVFGPIGMMFDENSKAQLESAGIAVVKIDKFQSIKEIQDSFSKIAEIWGKKSVKRAREFNDYFNDNIKFVSQKTANLTPKKRVLVLNYSSGNFNTISSKDIGAEYISMAGGINLSSELSDGDFKISKSINEEQVIIFNPDIIITNSQKSADAIAKNASFTKLKAVQNGKIFVVPSGVYLWSVRSAEGALYPLWLAKTFYPEQFSDLNLEQKTKEFYERFYNYKLSDSELKEILHPKGEF, from the coding sequence ATGTTTAAGAAAATTTTACTTTTAGTTTTTCTGCTTGTTAGTTTGCAAGCAAGAGTGGTGTTTGATAGCGACAATAAAAAGGTAGAAGTGCCTGACGTGATCGAGCGTGCGACGCCTTTAATAGGGGCATTTGTGCAGGTTTCTGCGATGCTTGGCAACGAGGATCATATAATTAGTGGTGCGCCAAAACTACCTCCACTTATGTCAAAAATTTTCCCAAAAATAAAGAGCAACGATAACAAAAGTGGCATGCTAAGCAGCAGCGTCGAGACTATCATCGCGTCAAAAACGCAAGTTGTTTTTGGGCCAATTGGTATGATGTTTGATGAAAACAGCAAAGCTCAGTTAGAGAGCGCTGGCATCGCAGTTGTGAAGATAGATAAATTTCAAAGCATCAAAGAGATACAAGATAGCTTTAGCAAGATCGCTGAAATTTGGGGCAAAAAGAGTGTAAAAAGGGCGCGTGAGTTTAATGACTATTTTAACGACAACATAAAATTTGTAAGCCAAAAAACGGCAAATTTAACGCCAAAAAAGAGAGTTTTGGTGCTTAACTATAGCTCTGGAAACTTTAATACCATTAGCTCAAAGGATATCGGCGCAGAGTATATTAGCATGGCTGGTGGTATAAATTTAAGCTCAGAGCTAAGTGATGGGGATTTTAAAATTTCAAAATCAATAAACGAAGAGCAAGTCATCATCTTTAACCCAGACATAATCATCACAAATTCACAAAAAAGCGCTGATGCTATCGCTAAAAACGCATCATTTACCAAGCTAAAAGCTGTGCAAAATGGAAAAATTTTTGTAGTGCCAAGTGGCGTTTATCTTTGGAGCGTAAGAAGTGCTGAAGGTGCGCTTTATCCGCTTTGGCTGGCTAAGACATTTTATCCAGAGCAATTTAGCGATCTAAATTTAGAGCAAAAAACAAAAGAGTTTTACGAGAGATTTTATAACTACAAGCTAAGTGATAGCGAGCTAAAAGAAATTTTGCACCCAAAGGGTGAATTTTGA
- a CDS encoding ABC transporter ATP-binding protein: protein MKFEIKNLSCGYDKKVVIENFNANLQDGDIFCLLGSNGVGKTTTFKTILGFLKPLGGEILIDGKDALKMSEKERASFISYVPQAHTPPFAFSVFDVVMMSANARLGIFERPSKKDEKIALDALKTLNLESFKDKIYTDLSGGERQMVLIARALAQRSKVMLLDEPTANLDFGNQMRVLKEIKKLAKQGYIIILTSHQPEQVFYLNAKVAMLGRDKNYIYGEASKAMSSENLKKIYGVDIRVVKNIIDEREHYSCVMVD from the coding sequence GTGAAATTTGAGATAAAAAATTTAAGCTGCGGCTACGATAAAAAGGTCGTTATAGAAAATTTCAATGCAAATTTACAAGATGGCGACATCTTTTGCCTGCTTGGTAGCAACGGCGTTGGCAAAACGACGACGTTTAAGACGATACTTGGCTTTTTAAAGCCACTTGGGGGAGAAATTTTAATAGACGGCAAAGACGCGCTAAAGATGAGCGAGAAAGAGCGAGCAAGCTTTATAAGCTACGTCCCGCAAGCTCACACTCCGCCATTTGCTTTTAGCGTTTTTGATGTGGTGATGATGAGTGCAAATGCAAGACTTGGTATATTTGAGCGGCCTAGCAAAAAGGATGAAAAGATAGCGCTAGATGCGCTAAAGACGCTAAATTTAGAGAGCTTTAAAGATAAAATTTACACCGATCTAAGTGGTGGCGAGCGGCAAATGGTGCTGATAGCTAGAGCATTAGCACAACGCTCAAAGGTGATGCTACTTGACGAGCCAACGGCAAATTTAGACTTTGGCAATCAAATGCGAGTTTTAAAAGAGATAAAAAAGCTTGCAAAGCAAGGCTATATCATCATCCTCACCTCTCATCAACCAGAGCAGGTCTTTTATCTAAATGCAAAGGTCGCGATGCTTGGACGAGATAAAAACTACATCTACGGCGAGGCTAGCAAGGCTATGAGTAGCGAAAATTTAAAGAAAATTTACGGCGTAGATATACGAGTGGTGAAAAATATCATCGATGAGCGCGAGCATTACTCTTGCGTGATGGTGGATTGA
- a CDS encoding FecCD family ABC transporter permease, with protein MSSQKIIFALFALLLLVLFFSLGIGRYEISYAQIFEFIRSAILNEQSSDEQGYTVFTLIRLPRVLFAILVGAALASSGAVYQGLFKNPLVSPDILGVSSGAAVGASVAIILNFNYIGVQLSAFGCGLFAVFAVVFISSVIAKGRLNLLVMVLTGIVISSLFGALSSLIKFLADSDDKLPEVTFWLMGSLARSGGYKNLALLFCVVMICLVPLFMLRYKLNTLSFGEEEARAMGLNVKFYNIIIIIASTLLTATCVSFCGIVGWVGLVIPHIMRFVVGANFITLFPASLLGGGLFLLIVDTTSRSLMASEIPLGVITSLVGAPLFVYLLYKSKKGFA; from the coding sequence TTGAGTAGCCAAAAGATCATTTTTGCATTATTTGCGCTACTTTTGTTGGTGCTCTTTTTTTCTCTAGGCATCGGACGCTACGAGATAAGTTACGCTCAAATTTTTGAGTTTATAAGATCAGCTATTTTAAACGAGCAATCAAGCGACGAGCAAGGATATACGGTCTTTACGCTCATTCGTTTGCCAAGGGTGCTTTTTGCCATCTTAGTTGGTGCAGCGCTTGCTAGCTCTGGAGCTGTCTATCAAGGTCTTTTTAAAAATCCTTTAGTCTCGCCTGACATCCTTGGCGTCTCAAGTGGCGCAGCTGTGGGAGCAAGCGTGGCTATCATCTTAAATTTCAACTACATAGGCGTGCAGCTTAGCGCCTTTGGCTGCGGTCTTTTTGCTGTTTTTGCTGTCGTTTTTATAAGCAGCGTCATCGCAAAGGGCAGGCTAAATTTACTCGTGATGGTGCTAACTGGCATCGTCATCTCATCTCTTTTTGGAGCGCTTAGCTCGCTCATAAAATTTCTAGCTGACAGCGATGATAAATTGCCAGAAGTTACTTTTTGGCTGATGGGAAGCCTTGCAAGAAGCGGCGGATATAAAAATTTGGCTCTGCTTTTTTGCGTAGTTATGATCTGTCTTGTGCCACTTTTTATGCTTCGCTACAAGCTAAATACGCTTAGTTTTGGCGAAGAAGAGGCTAGGGCGATGGGGCTAAATGTGAAATTTTACAACATCATAATCATCATCGCCTCGACACTTCTAACCGCTACTTGCGTATCATTTTGCGGTATCGTGGGCTGGGTGGGGCTTGTCATCCCTCACATCATGCGCTTTGTCGTGGGAGCAAATTTCATCACGCTCTTTCCAGCTTCGCTGCTTGGCGGAGGGCTATTTTTGCTTATAGTCGATACCACTTCACGCAGTCTAATGGCAAGTGAGATCCCACTTGGCGTCATCACTTCGCTAGTTGGCGCGCCTCTTTTTGTCTATCTGCTCTATAAGAGCAAAAAGGGTTTTGCGTGA